The following proteins come from a genomic window of Deltaproteobacteria bacterium IMCC39524:
- a CDS encoding PAS domain-containing protein, translated as MSTQPQKIISDIEMLPEENPCPVLRIDGGGILLFANHASRDLLTQWRCAVGEAVPGFVCNKLSLALASGLRQELEAVCGEQTISLAMVAVAERGYVNLYGSDITQRKRIEEQLAKSEERLKRAQEIASLGSWELNLADNSLSWSEEVYRLFGLQSNEFEASYDAFLAAVHPEDRDAVNEAYTNSLSEGRDYYEIEHRIIQQGSGKVLYVHEKCEHVRDETGKIVRSFGMVHDITIRKQKQMEVERLNSELEDRARELENINRELEAFNHMIAHDLRKPLTVIGGYSQILQDLLTDKLDPQAIDYLRRITNSTFNMSHLINALLDFSRLSHTEPKLEKVNITDLANLVITGLRLAEPSRNVTFRVEENLVASVDKVLIEAVLTNLFENAWKFTVNQHESIIEFGMSKRDGKKVFFICDNGIGFSMEESQRLYEPFQRLRGADGFTGFGVGLATVKRIIHRHRGEVWAEASPGNGATFYFSL; from the coding sequence GTGTCTACTCAGCCTCAGAAAATCATAAGTGACATCGAGATGTTGCCTGAGGAAAACCCATGTCCTGTATTGCGTATTGACGGAGGTGGCATCTTATTATTTGCCAACCATGCTTCGAGAGACCTTTTGACACAGTGGCGATGTGCCGTCGGCGAGGCTGTGCCTGGTTTCGTTTGTAATAAACTCTCTCTGGCTCTGGCAAGTGGTCTCAGGCAGGAGTTAGAGGCGGTTTGTGGAGAACAGACAATCTCATTGGCAATGGTTGCTGTCGCTGAACGTGGTTATGTCAATTTATATGGTAGCGACATAACACAACGGAAGAGGATTGAAGAGCAGCTTGCTAAAAGCGAAGAGAGGCTTAAACGTGCTCAGGAAATTGCCAGTCTTGGCAGTTGGGAACTCAACTTGGCTGACAATAGCCTCAGTTGGTCGGAAGAAGTTTATCGATTATTTGGTTTGCAGTCAAACGAGTTTGAAGCTTCATACGATGCATTTTTAGCGGCTGTGCATCCAGAAGATCGTGATGCGGTAAACGAGGCGTACACAAACTCACTCAGCGAAGGACGAGACTACTATGAAATTGAGCACCGAATCATACAACAGGGGTCAGGAAAAGTCCTATACGTTCATGAAAAATGTGAGCATGTTAGAGATGAAACCGGCAAAATAGTTCGCTCGTTCGGCATGGTTCATGACATTACGATTCGCAAACAAAAACAAATGGAAGTTGAGAGGCTCAATTCCGAATTAGAAGATCGAGCGAGGGAGCTAGAAAACATAAATAGAGAACTAGAAGCATTTAACCATATGATTGCACACGATTTGCGTAAACCGCTGACTGTAATCGGTGGATATAGCCAAATTCTACAGGATTTATTAACTGACAAACTTGATCCCCAGGCGATTGATTATCTCAGAAGAATCACCAACAGCACCTTCAACATGAGTCATCTTATCAATGCCCTATTGGACTTTTCGCGTCTTTCACATACTGAGCCGAAGCTAGAAAAAGTCAACATTACTGACTTGGCAAATTTGGTTATTACAGGATTGCGATTAGCTGAACCCAGCCGTAATGTGACATTCCGAGTTGAGGAGAACTTGGTCGCCAGTGTTGACAAGGTGCTTATTGAAGCCGTTCTGACAAATCTCTTTGAAAATGCGTGGAAGTTCACTGTAAATCAACATGAATCTATCATTGAATTTGGAATGAGCAAAAGGGATGGGAAGAAGGTATTCTTCATTTGCGACAACGGTATTGGTTTTTCTATGGAGGAGTCTCAAAGACTGTACGAACCGTTCCAGCGGCTTCGTGGTGCCGATGGTTTCACTGGGTTTGGTGTTGGATTAGCTACAGTTAAGCGTATTATACATCGGCATAGAGGGGAGGTCTGGGCTGAAGCCTCTCCCGGTAATGGAGCGACGTTCTACTTTAGCTTGTGA
- a CDS encoding GYD domain-containing protein — MATFVTLINFTDQGIRNVKDSPARLEAFRALVEAQGGTVKSAYWTLGNYDLVVTVEGTEEAAMTTSLTVGSLGNVRTQTLRGFSADEMKSFISKMP, encoded by the coding sequence ATGGCAACGTTTGTTACCCTTATAAATTTCACCGATCAAGGCATTCGGAACGTGAAGGATTCACCGGCACGACTTGAAGCATTCAGGGCGTTGGTGGAAGCTCAGGGCGGTACAGTCAAGAGCGCTTATTGGACTCTGGGTAATTACGACTTGGTGGTTACCGTCGAGGGGACCGAGGAAGCCGCAATGACTACATCCCTGACGGTTGGCTCGCTCGGCAACGTGCGCACACAGACATTACGTGGCTTCTCTGCGGATGAGATGAAGAGCTTTATTAGTAAAATGCCTTGA
- a CDS encoding PocR ligand-binding domain-containing protein — MKTTSNPPNESTNIKFQDLFDLDEIQSLQDAFAKASGVASIITNTDGRPITKPSNFCRLCIDIIRKTEKGLNNCMTSDALLGRGNPNGPTMQPCLSGGLWDGGASIMVGDKHVANWLIGQVRNEEQDVEGMLDYAREIGADEEDFLSALAEVNIMSTEQFSNVCQALFLMAKQLSTLAYQNILQERTIDERDVIADALRESEERSRLLLNSTAEAIYGLDKKGNCIFCNPACLKILGYESDTDLLGKNMHELIHHHRQDGTEYPEKECKAYQPFLRGEGLHVDDEVLWRADGSHFDAEYSAYPIRKGEEVIGSVITFHDISERKKAQADLIEAKKSAEEANAAKSNFLANISHEIRTPITVFMSAIEHLLEIDKDPKCQEVLDLAHISSKRLYVLLNEILDHSKIESHQLELEEEIFKVRKCLNETIEMMNDRAQKKHLNLALDVSPSVPEYMLGDPYRLGQILLNLIGNAIKFTEKGEITVNVIRHDGNLQFNVIDTGMGISEDMLEDIFESFRQVDSSSTRKHGGAGLGLAISKGLTELMGGEIRVQSELEQGSVFSFTLPLKNIKN; from the coding sequence TTGAAAACGACTTCAAACCCTCCAAATGAAAGCACAAACATTAAGTTTCAGGATTTATTTGATCTTGATGAAATCCAGAGTCTTCAAGACGCTTTTGCCAAGGCATCAGGGGTCGCTTCCATAATAACTAATACTGATGGACGCCCAATCACAAAGCCCAGCAATTTTTGCCGACTTTGCATAGACATTATCCGCAAAACAGAGAAAGGCCTGAATAATTGCATGACTTCCGACGCCTTATTGGGGAGGGGCAACCCTAATGGGCCAACCATGCAACCCTGTTTAAGCGGTGGTCTTTGGGACGGCGGTGCCAGCATCATGGTAGGCGATAAACATGTTGCCAACTGGCTGATCGGGCAAGTTCGCAATGAAGAACAGGATGTAGAGGGAATGCTGGACTACGCCCGTGAAATTGGTGCAGACGAGGAGGACTTTCTAAGTGCGCTGGCCGAAGTCAACATCATGTCGACCGAGCAATTTAGTAATGTGTGCCAAGCTTTGTTCCTCATGGCAAAACAGCTTTCCACATTGGCATATCAGAACATTCTGCAAGAGCGGACTATTGATGAAAGAGACGTGATTGCAGATGCTTTACGGGAGAGTGAAGAGAGATCTAGGTTGTTACTAAACTCTACTGCAGAAGCCATTTACGGGCTTGACAAAAAGGGGAATTGCATTTTTTGCAATCCAGCTTGTTTAAAAATATTAGGTTATGAAAGTGACACGGACCTTCTTGGAAAGAATATGCATGAACTGATTCACCATCATCGGCAGGATGGAACAGAATATCCCGAGAAGGAATGTAAGGCATACCAGCCCTTTCTGAGGGGTGAGGGGCTTCATGTAGATGATGAAGTTTTATGGCGGGCGGATGGGAGTCACTTTGACGCAGAATACTCTGCTTACCCGATACGCAAGGGGGAAGAGGTGATCGGATCTGTTATCACCTTTCATGACATTTCCGAGCGAAAAAAGGCTCAAGCAGATTTGATTGAAGCGAAAAAGTCCGCAGAGGAGGCTAATGCTGCCAAGAGCAATTTTCTAGCAAACATAAGCCATGAAATCAGAACGCCAATAACAGTTTTCATGAGTGCCATTGAGCACCTTCTGGAAATTGACAAAGACCCAAAATGTCAAGAAGTTCTTGACTTGGCACACATCTCGTCAAAGCGTCTTTATGTATTGTTGAACGAAATTCTGGATCACTCAAAGATTGAATCCCATCAATTAGAGCTAGAAGAAGAAATATTCAAGGTGAGAAAATGTTTGAATGAAACTATCGAGATGATGAACGATAGAGCCCAAAAGAAACATCTAAATTTGGCACTCGACGTTTCTCCATCAGTTCCTGAATACATGTTGGGTGATCCATACCGTCTTGGCCAAATCCTCCTGAACCTTATAGGTAATGCGATCAAATTCACAGAGAAAGGCGAGATCACGGTAAATGTCATACGCCATGATGGCAACCTGCAATTTAACGTGATTGATACCGGCATGGGAATCTCCGAAGACATGTTGGAAGATATATTCGAGTCTTTTAGGCAGGTGGATAGCTCTTCGACTCGCAAACATGGAGGTGCTGGATTGGGGTTGGCTATTTCAAAAGGATTGACCGAGTTGATGGGAGGGGAGATCAGAGTTCAAAGCGAGCTTGAACAAGGTAGCGTGTTTAGCTTTACGCTGCCTTTAAAAAACATAAAAAACTGA
- a CDS encoding outer membrane beta-barrel protein: protein MKKQFVVLLALTMFIGLGVSAAFAAPYVSGNVGAVWVEDSDTKDDVGDEAEISFDTGFGITAAIGNAYENGLRGEVEFGYRTSDVDDFDSDLGSGSNNGDISTVSLMVNGYYDFMPEETICPFIGAGIGYANVEGDFDELGSEDDNVFAYQVAVGVAFAINPQTKIDVQYRYFDTDDGDFDDLEVEYGTHNAMLGVRYSF from the coding sequence ATGAAGAAGCAGTTCGTTGTTCTGTTGGCACTGACGATGTTCATCGGGTTGGGTGTGTCTGCTGCGTTCGCTGCACCATATGTCTCAGGCAACGTGGGTGCGGTATGGGTTGAGGATTCGGACACTAAAGATGATGTCGGTGACGAAGCTGAAATTTCATTTGATACTGGTTTTGGAATTACTGCTGCAATTGGCAACGCTTACGAAAATGGACTTCGTGGTGAGGTTGAATTTGGGTACAGAACGAGTGATGTGGATGATTTTGACTCAGATTTAGGATCTGGATCAAATAATGGGGATATTTCGACTGTTTCTTTGATGGTAAATGGCTATTATGATTTTATGCCAGAAGAAACGATCTGTCCTTTCATAGGCGCTGGCATTGGTTACGCGAATGTTGAAGGTGATTTCGATGAACTAGGCAGCGAAGATGATAATGTTTTTGCCTATCAAGTTGCCGTAGGTGTTGCCTTTGCTATAAATCCGCAAACGAAAATTGACGTCCAATATCGATACTTCGATACAGATGATGGTGATTTCGATGATCTTGAAGTTGAATACGGCACCCACAACGCGATGCTAGGTGTGCGCTATAGTTTCTAA
- a CDS encoding tetratricopeptide repeat protein produces the protein MDPKSHTQRSKDELSEHRKVLELSRQGHRLFKEKRYLEACSLFEAAYELESDNVYILTGLGDTLSRLKCFSKAAQYYQRVLEIDPDNLFALRGMGDTFRGQRLLDKALTLWERYIQFRPRDIFVLTRIADGHKALGNHHRARTFYHQTLSIKKEDSYALMGLADLYQKNGQDELAIQNYERVLEKNPKMINILTIVANLHRYRGEYEKARGYYEKALKLECNNVYALFGLGHYYRWQRNYPMAISLWERLLEREHGSVDMLARLADAYRNIGNLPAAEATYRKNLKSGYDKFSLLGLTKLHAMRGEMDEVLSCYRQLVTKKEEDGGILSQITSELIKHQRFSDAASFCQGACELQQNNPDIYRKLVEHAEKIGISLSRNTSLESPY, from the coding sequence ATGGACCCCAAAAGCCATACGCAGCGTTCCAAAGACGAATTATCAGAGCATAGAAAGGTCTTAGAACTCTCCAGGCAGGGTCACCGCCTATTTAAAGAAAAAAGATATCTTGAGGCCTGCTCTCTGTTCGAGGCAGCGTATGAGCTGGAGTCAGACAACGTATATATCCTCACTGGTCTAGGCGATACTTTGAGCCGGTTGAAATGCTTTTCTAAGGCAGCCCAATACTACCAAAGAGTTCTAGAAATCGACCCTGACAATCTCTTTGCTCTGCGCGGTATGGGAGACACCTTCCGCGGCCAACGTTTGCTTGATAAGGCATTGACACTCTGGGAACGTTACATCCAATTTAGACCCCGGGACATTTTCGTGTTAACTCGAATTGCAGATGGACATAAAGCTCTCGGCAACCATCACCGGGCTAGGACCTTCTACCACCAGACTCTCAGTATCAAAAAGGAAGACAGTTACGCCTTAATGGGACTTGCCGACCTTTACCAGAAAAATGGGCAAGATGAACTGGCCATCCAGAATTACGAGCGGGTATTGGAAAAAAACCCCAAGATGATCAACATTCTGACCATTGTGGCCAATCTTCACAGATATCGCGGGGAGTATGAGAAGGCCCGCGGATATTACGAGAAAGCCCTCAAGTTGGAATGTAATAACGTCTATGCCCTGTTCGGCCTCGGACACTACTATCGGTGGCAGCGCAATTACCCGATGGCCATATCATTATGGGAACGGCTTCTTGAGAGGGAACATGGCAGTGTCGATATGCTCGCCCGACTGGCGGACGCTTATCGGAACATTGGTAACTTGCCCGCTGCTGAGGCAACTTACCGGAAGAACCTCAAGAGTGGTTACGATAAATTCAGCCTGCTGGGCTTGACTAAATTACACGCAATGCGCGGTGAAATGGATGAGGTCTTAAGCTGTTATCGTCAACTCGTGACCAAGAAAGAAGAGGACGGCGGGATTTTGAGTCAGATTACTTCTGAATTGATTAAGCATCAAAGATTTTCAGATGCTGCAAGCTTCTGTCAGGGCGCCTGCGAACTGCAACAGAACAATCCTGATATTTACCGAAAGCTGGTCGAGCATGCTGAAAAAATCGGGATATCATTATCTCGCAATACATCATTAGAGAGTCCATACTAG